In Grus americana isolate bGruAme1 chromosome 4, bGruAme1.mat, whole genome shotgun sequence, one genomic interval encodes:
- the TMEM154 gene encoding transmembrane protein 154 isoform X2, translating to MLTCPSKNQLKNVVRTGSENEGSADGSSMLSAVTVTPSPTTGSSSPDDHEPVLVTARATESSFETISTSSTELNAVNNQDSLEAAEHSILLYIVPIVLLVLLILLIIFFVIRHKRKKSKQDELGSENVKSPIFEEDTPSVMEIEMEELDKWMNSMNKNADCECLPTVREEEKESIANPRMKVVPKLLVRRC from the exons ATGCTGACATGTCCCAGTAAAAACCAGCTGAAGAATGTGGTCAGGACTG GCTCTGAAAATGAGGGTTCAGCTGACGGATCGTCAATGCTATCCGCTGTTACAGTAACACCATCTCCCACTACGGGTTCTTCAAGTCCAGATGACCACGAGCCAGTACTCGTCACCGCGAGAGCTACTGAAAGCAGTTTTGAAACAATAAGTACTTCAAGTACCGAATTGAATGCCGTGAACAATCAGGACAGCCTAGAAGCGGCAGAACACTCTATCTTGTTATACATTGTCCCCATCGTGCTGCTGGTCCTGCTGATTTTGCTGATCATATTTTTCGTAATAcgtcataaaaggaaaaagtctaAGCAAG atgaGCTGGGAAGCGAAAATGTGAAAAG TCCTATTTTCGAAGAAGACACACCCTCTGTTATGGAGATAGAGATGGAAGAGCTTGATAAGTGGATGAACAGCATGAACAAAAATG cTGACTGTGAATGTTTGCCTACTgtaagagaagaagaaaaagaatcaatTGCCAACCCAAG aatgaaagtTGTTCCAAAACTACTTGTCAGA CGATGTTGA